The Candidatus Accumulibacter similis genome has a segment encoding these proteins:
- a CDS encoding acyltransferase, whose translation MKNLSNMIIKRRAYFGSGTHVKLGHGSQLGHGCRIDHDVEIGDDVMMGPDVVVMSNSHEVSRLDLPMIAQGAAPCRPVRIGNDVWIGTRAIILPGVHIDDGAIIAAGSVVTRSVPQYAVVAGVPARVVKFRNGQQDDEHGPRPTCQ comes from the coding sequence ATGAAGAACCTTTCCAACATGATCATCAAGCGCCGCGCCTACTTCGGGAGCGGAACGCACGTCAAGCTTGGCCACGGCTCGCAACTTGGGCATGGGTGCCGCATCGACCATGATGTCGAGATTGGTGACGACGTGATGATGGGGCCGGATGTGGTCGTCATGTCGAACTCGCACGAGGTCAGCCGCCTGGACCTTCCGATGATTGCCCAGGGAGCGGCGCCGTGCCGGCCGGTGCGCATCGGCAACGACGTATGGATCGGTACCCGTGCCATCATCCTGCCCGGTGTTCACATCGATGACGGGGCGATCATTGCTGCCGGCAGCGTCGTCACTCGCAGCGTCCCGCAGTACGCCGTGGTCGCCGGTGTTCCGGCGCGCGTCGTCAAGTTTCGCAATGGCCAGCAGGACGATGAACACGGGCCGCGACCCACTTGCC
- the epsE gene encoding polysaccharide export protein EpsE — MNHCKKLLLGILFTLNLIIAVQAQAQDRGADYRLGAGDAIKISVFQNPDLTVETRVADSGIITYPLIGAVQLGGNTIPEAEKAIADKLREGGFVQKPQVNILLIQVRGNQVSVLGLVSRPGRYPIETGNTRLSDMLATAGGAVPGGSDVVILSGIREGRPFRREIDVPALFGPDRSNEDVLVAGGDVIYVHRAPVFYIYGEVQRPGPYRIERDMTVLQALVQGGGLTVRGTERSMRIHRRGADGRVSEITPEKSDLVRADDVIQVQESLF, encoded by the coding sequence ATGAACCATTGCAAGAAACTGCTGCTGGGAATTCTCTTCACGCTGAACCTGATCATCGCGGTCCAGGCACAGGCGCAGGACAGAGGGGCCGATTATCGCCTGGGCGCTGGCGACGCGATCAAGATCAGCGTCTTCCAGAACCCGGACCTGACCGTCGAGACACGGGTTGCCGACAGCGGCATCATCACCTATCCGCTGATCGGCGCTGTCCAGCTCGGCGGCAACACCATTCCGGAAGCGGAGAAGGCGATCGCCGACAAGCTGCGCGAAGGCGGTTTCGTCCAGAAGCCGCAAGTCAACATCCTGCTGATCCAGGTCCGTGGCAACCAGGTGTCGGTGTTGGGACTGGTGAGCCGCCCCGGACGCTACCCGATCGAGACCGGCAACACGCGTCTGTCCGACATGCTGGCGACCGCCGGCGGGGCGGTGCCGGGTGGTTCCGACGTCGTCATCCTGTCGGGCATCCGCGAAGGCAGGCCGTTTCGCCGCGAGATCGATGTCCCCGCGCTGTTCGGCCCCGACCGGAGCAATGAGGATGTCCTCGTCGCCGGTGGCGACGTCATCTACGTCCATCGTGCACCGGTGTTCTACATCTACGGCGAGGTGCAGCGCCCCGGTCCCTACCGCATCGAGCGCGACATGACGGTGCTGCAGGCGCTGGTCCAGGGCGGTGGCCTGACGGTGCGCGGCACCGAGCGCAGCATGCGCATCCATCGCCGCGGAGCGGACGGCAGGGTGAGCGAGATCACTCCCGAGAAATCCGACCTGGTGCGCGCCGATGACGTCATCCAGGTGCAGGAAAGCCTCTTCTGA
- the epsD gene encoding peptidyl-prolyl cis-trans isomerase, EpsD family: protein MNAPKTILTLLVSALAITACGDGSSEKKAATQVAAKVNGGEVSVHQINFVLQHTPSIPADQVDSARRQVLEGLIDQELAVQQAVEAKLDRTPNVMQMLEASRREVLARAYLEQAGGGGVKPAAAEIRAYYNDHPDLFAKRKVYRLEEINFAGTPELVGRVKEQLARGKTSAEVLAALRADNVVVSGGVAVKAAEQISLDALPRLATAKEGQPQLFEDAGKAAIVTVLATKPEPMDETKASSYIESYLINKQKSERATEAMKQLRAKAKIEYAGDFAGSKPAAPVAEKAAPTASEAVINKGVAGLK from the coding sequence GTGAACGCCCCGAAAACGATCCTCACCCTGCTTGTCTCGGCGCTCGCCATCACTGCCTGCGGCGACGGTTCATCGGAAAAGAAAGCCGCCACCCAGGTCGCGGCCAAGGTCAATGGCGGCGAGGTTTCCGTGCACCAGATCAACTTCGTCCTGCAGCACACGCCGTCGATTCCGGCGGACCAGGTTGACAGCGCCAGACGACAGGTTCTGGAAGGGCTGATCGACCAGGAACTGGCGGTGCAGCAGGCGGTCGAGGCGAAGCTCGATCGCACGCCGAACGTCATGCAGATGCTCGAGGCATCGCGGCGCGAGGTCTTGGCGCGCGCCTATCTCGAGCAGGCTGGCGGGGGTGGGGTCAAGCCTGCGGCAGCGGAAATCCGGGCCTACTACAACGACCATCCCGATCTCTTCGCCAAGCGCAAGGTCTATCGCCTGGAGGAGATCAACTTCGCCGGCACGCCGGAACTCGTCGGCAGGGTGAAGGAACAGCTGGCCAGGGGCAAGACCTCGGCCGAGGTGCTCGCCGCTCTGCGGGCCGACAACGTCGTCGTCAGCGGCGGCGTCGCGGTCAAGGCGGCCGAGCAGATATCCCTGGACGCGCTGCCACGGCTGGCAACGGCGAAGGAGGGGCAGCCGCAGCTCTTCGAGGACGCTGGCAAGGCGGCGATCGTCACGGTGCTGGCGACGAAACCGGAGCCGATGGACGAAACGAAGGCATCGTCCTACATCGAAAGCTACCTCATCAACAAGCAGAAGTCCGAACGTGCAACCGAGGCCATGAAGCAGTTGCGCGCCAAGGCGAAGATCGAGTACGCCGGTGACTTCGCCGGCAGCAAGCCGGCGGCGCCGGTTGCCGAGAAAGCCGCGCCGACCGCCAGCGAAGCGGTCATCAACAAGGGCGTTGCCGGCCTCAAGTGA
- a CDS encoding calcium/sodium antiporter, which translates to MMLLFFVLGLAALIAGAQFLVRGASKLALSFGISPLVVGLTVVAFGTSAPELAVSLRSSLAGQVDIALGNVVGSNIFNVLFILGVSALMTPLVVAPQLIRQEVPIMIGASLLVLALALDGQVGRLDGGLLFGLLLGYTVFLVRQSRRESRETQAGYGEQTVAGDASDWDRHWSVQLLLIAGGLALLVVGAGWLVDAAVSFARILGLSEMVIGLTIVAAGTSLPEVATSLVATLRGERDIAVGNVIGSNTFNLLGVLGLSGLLAPAGLPVGPAMIAFDLPVMIAVALACLPIFFSGHLIARWEGALFLAYYVAYTTWLLLAAQQHAATATYGSVMLGFALPLTAVTLGIVAWREWRTRRGGP; encoded by the coding sequence ATGATGCTTCTGTTCTTCGTCCTCGGCCTTGCGGCGCTGATCGCCGGCGCCCAGTTCCTGGTCCGTGGCGCCTCGAAGCTGGCGCTGTCGTTCGGTATCTCGCCGCTCGTCGTCGGCCTCACGGTCGTCGCCTTCGGTACCAGTGCCCCGGAGCTGGCCGTATCGCTGCGCTCGTCCTTGGCCGGCCAGGTGGACATCGCGCTCGGCAACGTCGTCGGCAGCAACATCTTCAATGTCCTCTTCATCCTCGGCGTGTCGGCGCTGATGACGCCGCTGGTGGTTGCGCCGCAACTGATCCGGCAGGAAGTGCCGATCATGATCGGCGCCTCGCTGCTGGTCCTGGCGCTGGCGCTCGACGGCCAGGTCGGGCGCCTCGATGGCGGGTTGCTCTTCGGCCTGCTGCTGGGGTACACGGTGTTCCTGGTGCGGCAGAGTCGCCGCGAGAGTCGCGAGACGCAGGCGGGCTACGGCGAGCAGACGGTTGCCGGCGACGCGTCCGACTGGGACCGGCACTGGAGCGTGCAACTGCTGCTGATCGCCGGCGGGCTGGCGCTGCTGGTCGTGGGTGCCGGCTGGCTCGTCGATGCCGCGGTGAGCTTTGCCCGCATCCTCGGTCTGAGCGAAATGGTCATCGGCCTGACCATCGTCGCCGCCGGCACGTCGTTGCCCGAAGTCGCGACGTCGCTCGTCGCCACCCTGCGCGGCGAGCGGGACATCGCGGTCGGCAACGTCATCGGCAGCAACACCTTCAACCTCCTCGGCGTCCTCGGACTTTCGGGCCTGCTGGCGCCGGCGGGGCTGCCGGTGGGTCCGGCAATGATTGCCTTCGACCTGCCGGTGATGATCGCCGTCGCCCTCGCCTGCCTGCCGATCTTCTTCAGCGGCCACCTGATCGCCCGCTGGGAAGGCGCGCTCTTCCTCGCCTATTACGTCGCCTACACCACCTGGCTGTTGCTCGCGGCGCAGCAGCACGCGGCAACCGCCACCTACGGCAGCGTCATGCTTGGCTTCGCCCTGCCGCTGACGGCGGTGACGCTGGGCATCGTCGCCTGGCGCGAATGGCGCACGCGCCGCGGCGGGCCATGA
- the epsL gene encoding putative exosortase B-associated extracellular polysaccharide biosynthesis transporter EpsL, with the protein MVSCCALIQPSLSWADAGDVFNLSAGVSVLSDDNLFRVPSSADPKSETITTTTVGLNLDKSIGLQRVLANVKMIDYRYSRNDYLDFLAFNYDAKWLWAAGTRWTGEFAFQRSQLPNDYANDRTLGRRNVQTYQLNRFEANYWFHSSWAALAGVLRTSLDNQVPTGVDGDYEADGYNFGLRYLGASGNSLTARAIHLEGNYLKRPFDSFFQFDNGFTQDNYQLDLSWRVSGLSQIRGRIEYLDREYQHFSQRDYSGVAANLQYAYAISGKTTLTLAYIRALEAYQQLTTSYYVLDDVALSAQWLATNKITVNGLLGYGRQDYRGAIIPLPAGVPQREDNTARLAVDVAYQAARWLQFKAGVTLQKRDSNYDIYEYRDRTAFVSATLQY; encoded by the coding sequence ATGGTTTCCTGCTGCGCCCTGATCCAGCCGTCACTGTCGTGGGCGGATGCGGGCGATGTGTTCAATCTGAGTGCGGGTGTCTCCGTGTTGTCGGATGACAACCTCTTCCGCGTGCCATCGTCGGCCGACCCGAAGTCGGAGACGATCACGACGACGACCGTTGGCCTCAACCTAGACAAGTCGATCGGTCTGCAGCGCGTGCTTGCCAACGTCAAGATGATCGATTATCGCTACAGCCGCAACGATTACCTCGACTTTCTCGCCTTCAACTACGACGCCAAATGGCTGTGGGCCGCGGGCACCCGGTGGACGGGCGAGTTCGCATTCCAGCGCAGCCAGTTGCCGAACGATTACGCCAACGACCGCACGCTGGGCCGGAGAAACGTGCAGACCTACCAGCTCAACCGCTTCGAGGCCAATTACTGGTTCCATTCGAGCTGGGCGGCTCTCGCCGGCGTCTTGCGGACCAGCCTCGACAATCAGGTCCCCACGGGCGTCGACGGGGACTACGAGGCGGATGGCTACAATTTCGGCCTGCGCTATCTGGGCGCCTCCGGCAACTCGCTGACCGCGCGTGCCATCCATCTCGAGGGCAATTACTTGAAGCGGCCTTTCGACAGTTTCTTCCAGTTCGACAACGGTTTCACACAGGACAATTACCAGCTCGATCTTTCGTGGCGTGTCAGCGGCCTCAGCCAGATTCGCGGGCGCATCGAGTATCTCGACCGTGAGTATCAGCATTTTTCGCAACGCGATTACTCAGGAGTGGCGGCCAACCTGCAGTACGCCTATGCGATCAGTGGCAAGACCACCCTGACGCTGGCCTATATCCGGGCTCTCGAGGCTTATCAGCAGCTCACCACCAGCTATTACGTCCTTGACGATGTGGCGTTGTCGGCGCAGTGGCTGGCGACGAACAAGATCACCGTCAATGGTCTGCTCGGTTATGGGCGCCAGGATTATCGTGGTGCGATCATCCCGCTGCCGGCCGGTGTCCCGCAGCGCGAAGACAACACCGCACGACTCGCTGTCGATGTCGCGTACCAGGCAGCGCGCTGGCTCCAGTTCAAGGCCGGTGTGACCCTGCAGAAGCGCGACTCGAATTACGACATCTATGAGTACAGGGACCGCACCGCTTTCGTGTCCGCCACGCTGCAGTATTGA
- a CDS encoding polysaccharide deacetylase family protein, producing MPLQFITYHRTEAVTTGKDVYVLTHDEFGHQVDLIVQSGLGVLRSHRLDFADDGYRIGISFDDGYRSDLINAECLARKGFTGWFFISTANIGSTGYLDRHEVRELERLGMKVGSHSHDHVKLDILSSDESRRQIFRSKEILEDILGHRVDALAFPGGGYHHEVVRAALDARFEYLLTTDWGVNRPPFQASKLLRRNNILRGTSDKDFLRLIRSDYARQIKFTRNQVARALLPEAAYRGLRQWLR from the coding sequence ATGCCACTGCAGTTCATAACCTATCACCGTACCGAAGCGGTAACCACTGGCAAGGATGTCTACGTGCTGACGCACGACGAATTCGGCCATCAGGTCGACCTCATCGTCCAGTCCGGGCTAGGCGTCCTGCGTTCGCACAGGCTGGATTTCGCCGACGACGGGTACCGGATCGGCATCAGCTTCGACGACGGTTACAGGAGTGACCTCATCAACGCGGAGTGCCTGGCCAGGAAGGGTTTCACCGGCTGGTTCTTCATCTCCACGGCCAACATCGGCAGCACGGGCTATCTCGATCGGCATGAGGTTCGTGAACTCGAGCGCCTCGGGATGAAGGTGGGTTCGCATTCGCACGATCACGTCAAACTGGACATCCTGAGCAGCGACGAATCGCGTCGGCAGATCTTCCGCAGCAAGGAGATTCTCGAAGACATCCTCGGGCATCGCGTCGATGCACTCGCCTTTCCCGGCGGCGGCTATCACCATGAGGTGGTGCGCGCAGCACTTGATGCCCGCTTTGAATACCTGCTGACGACCGACTGGGGCGTCAACCGCCCGCCCTTCCAGGCCTCAAAACTGCTCCGACGCAACAACATTTTGCGTGGAACGTCCGACAAGGATTTTCTTCGGCTGATCCGATCGGATTACGCGCGCCAGATCAAGTTCACCAGGAACCAAGTCGCCAGGGCACTTCTTCCGGAAGCGGCCTACCGCGGCCTCCGGCAATGGCTTCGCTGA
- the epsF gene encoding chain length determinant protein EpsF, which yields MTLHQLLLILWARRKPALAILGLTVLATLVVSLLLPKQYKASTAVVVDVKSPDPIAGMVLPGMMAPGYMATQVDIVNSDRTAQRVVKLLRMDESPLIREQWLQATEGRGEITHWLAELLQKKLSVQPSRESNVINIAFTGQEPAFTAAVANAFAQAYIDTTIELRVEPARQYATWFDSQVKAQRERLEAAQKALSDFQQESGIIATDERLDYEMQKYNELSSQLTQAESQGADSASKQKFGSSDTLQEVMTNPLINQLKADVARLESRLKELSGNLGENHPQYQRTLAEVNELKARLKSETVKVTSSIGTAGRVSQAKEVELQAAIEAQRKKVLDLKRQRDEISVLAREVETAQRGFDAIGQRMTQSTLEAQSLQTNVSVLTPAFEPLSPSGPKVFLNVLVAFAAGLVLAVAVALGIELAQPRIRSAADLALAMSVPVLATLDPATTPQADDKWRLWRRLRARRNGRGVQLKVSEA from the coding sequence ATGACGCTGCATCAACTCCTCCTGATTCTCTGGGCGCGACGCAAGCCGGCGCTGGCCATTCTGGGTCTGACGGTCCTGGCGACGCTGGTCGTCAGCCTGTTGCTGCCGAAGCAATACAAGGCCTCGACGGCGGTGGTCGTCGATGTCAAGTCGCCGGATCCGATCGCCGGCATGGTGCTGCCGGGAATGATGGCGCCGGGCTACATGGCGACGCAGGTCGACATCGTCAACAGCGACCGGACTGCACAGCGGGTGGTGAAGCTGCTACGCATGGATGAGAGCCCGCTGATCCGGGAGCAGTGGCTGCAGGCGACGGAGGGCAGGGGGGAGATCACCCACTGGCTGGCGGAGCTGCTGCAGAAGAAGCTCAGCGTCCAGCCGTCGCGCGAAAGCAACGTCATCAACATCGCTTTCACCGGTCAGGAGCCGGCCTTCACGGCGGCGGTTGCCAATGCCTTCGCACAGGCGTACATCGACACGACGATCGAGCTGCGTGTCGAACCGGCAAGGCAGTACGCAACTTGGTTCGACAGCCAGGTGAAGGCGCAACGCGAGCGTCTCGAGGCTGCGCAGAAGGCGCTGTCCGATTTTCAGCAGGAAAGCGGCATCATCGCCACCGATGAGCGGCTGGACTACGAAATGCAGAAGTACAACGAGCTTTCGTCACAGCTCACGCAGGCCGAGTCGCAGGGGGCCGATTCCGCCAGCAAGCAGAAGTTCGGCAGCTCGGACACGCTGCAGGAGGTCATGACCAACCCGCTGATCAACCAGCTCAAGGCCGATGTCGCGCGTCTCGAGTCACGTCTCAAGGAGCTTTCGGGCAACCTCGGCGAGAACCATCCGCAGTACCAGCGCACGCTGGCGGAGGTCAACGAACTCAAGGCGCGGCTGAAGAGCGAGACGGTGAAGGTCACCAGCTCCATCGGTACCGCCGGCCGCGTCAGCCAGGCCAAGGAGGTCGAACTCCAGGCGGCCATCGAGGCACAGCGGAAGAAGGTGCTCGACCTGAAGAGACAGCGCGACGAGATCAGCGTGCTGGCACGCGAGGTGGAGACGGCGCAACGCGGTTTCGACGCGATCGGCCAGCGGATGACGCAGAGCACGCTCGAAGCGCAGTCGCTGCAGACCAACGTCTCGGTCTTGACGCCGGCTTTCGAGCCACTCAGTCCGTCCGGCCCGAAGGTCTTCCTCAACGTGCTCGTCGCCTTTGCCGCTGGCCTGGTGCTGGCCGTGGCGGTGGCGCTGGGCATCGAGCTGGCGCAGCCGCGAATCCGTTCGGCTGCTGATCTGGCGCTGGCGATGTCCGTTCCCGTCCTCGCCACACTCGACCCCGCGACCACGCCACAGGCCGACGACAAGTGGCGTCTCTGGCGTCGTCTCCGGGCCCGGCGCAACGGACGGGGTGTGCAACTGAAGGTTTCCGAGGCTTGA
- a CDS encoding oligosaccharide flippase family protein, which translates to MSGWLQRLLPRTRHVHWVLADQILVSGCNFVLAIIYARTLGPTAFGIYALITVAQQYFVSVSVSLVANPMVTRAPHVEDHEERARLIAGSLSAQFVISGALALVAAGGLSLCLASGAAGISGWAVLGLAASSFALPLLGWCRQLCFLNRDGAALLTFDALTYLPILIVAFLLANSGLMTLDLGVLLWGAASVPVAIGAAVRLRMPCVFSAARSFMTQNWRLARDFIVPFQAQWLGSQGMVYLAVPVVGAAGVGAYRSIAGLLGFTNAIGTTLDNMMPIRFAEVYRTGGSAALRQYAARLSAAVLGIPALVLPPLAYFAEPIVRLLLGDAYSAYAEILWGQALYVFVLYASRVANYHERARLQTKRIAVSALLGTAVSTLLVIVMASEFGAIGLVWSTVLGALTALLYLVFGMIDDVRRG; encoded by the coding sequence ATGAGCGGCTGGCTGCAGCGACTGCTGCCGCGGACAAGGCATGTGCACTGGGTGCTCGCCGACCAGATCCTGGTCAGCGGCTGCAACTTCGTTCTCGCCATCATCTATGCCCGCACCCTCGGGCCAACGGCTTTCGGCATTTATGCTCTGATCACCGTTGCGCAGCAGTACTTCGTCAGTGTCAGCGTATCGCTGGTCGCCAACCCAATGGTGACCCGGGCACCGCATGTCGAGGACCACGAAGAGAGAGCACGGCTGATCGCGGGCAGCCTGTCGGCCCAGTTCGTAATCAGTGGCGCCCTGGCGCTGGTCGCGGCCGGGGGCCTGTCGCTCTGCTTGGCAAGCGGTGCTGCCGGCATCTCTGGATGGGCCGTACTCGGCTTGGCGGCTTCGTCCTTCGCGCTCCCCCTGCTGGGGTGGTGCCGGCAGCTCTGCTTTCTCAACCGGGACGGCGCGGCCCTGCTCACGTTCGACGCGCTGACCTATCTGCCGATCCTGATCGTGGCCTTCCTGCTGGCGAATTCGGGGTTGATGACGCTCGACCTGGGCGTCCTGCTCTGGGGCGCGGCAAGCGTCCCGGTTGCAATTGGTGCTGCCGTGCGCCTGCGGATGCCCTGCGTGTTCTCCGCTGCGCGTTCGTTCATGACCCAGAACTGGCGACTCGCGCGGGACTTCATTGTGCCATTCCAGGCGCAATGGCTCGGTTCGCAGGGCATGGTCTATCTGGCCGTGCCGGTGGTCGGGGCGGCCGGCGTCGGGGCGTATCGCTCGATCGCCGGCCTGCTCGGTTTCACCAACGCCATCGGCACAACGCTCGACAACATGATGCCGATCCGTTTCGCCGAGGTCTATCGAACGGGGGGCAGCGCCGCGTTGCGCCAGTACGCCGCCCGTCTCTCTGCCGCGGTGCTCGGCATACCGGCCCTGGTGCTGCCGCCGCTGGCCTACTTCGCCGAACCGATCGTTCGCCTCCTGCTGGGAGATGCCTACAGCGCCTACGCAGAGATCCTCTGGGGACAGGCACTCTACGTCTTCGTCCTCTACGCCAGCAGAGTCGCCAACTACCATGAGCGTGCGCGTTTGCAGACAAAGCGCATCGCCGTCTCGGCATTGCTCGGAACCGCTGTCTCGACGCTCCTGGTGATCGTCATGGCGAGCGAGTTCGGGGCCATCGGGCTGGTCTGGAGCACCGTCCTCGGAGCGCTGACCGCGTTGCTCTACCTGGTCTTCGGCATGATTGACGACGTTCGGCGAGGCTGA
- the xrtB gene encoding exosortase B: MALGTRAIAPTTVPSTGQWLAWLPIIAGLLVLYVPSLLDLSRTTWASDEQRHGPIVLSIACWLAWRKWPGMWQASEGASPSSWGWGTLSVGLLLYIVGRSQDIVLFEIASIIWLLAAILLLTRGAPALRAQWFPLFFMLFMIPLPGSIVETLTMPMKAAVSYVAEHILFWAGYPISRMGVILQIGQYKLLVADACAGLHTLFTLEALGLLYLNIVRRDSLLRNVTLAVLIVPISFTANVIRVMVLTLITYHFGDEAGQGFLHSFAGMVLFLSALLLIIGVDSLIHWVVRRIEGAAVPTPGVTP, from the coding sequence ATGGCCCTTGGCACGCGGGCGATCGCGCCGACGACAGTCCCCTCGACCGGGCAGTGGCTGGCGTGGCTGCCGATCATCGCCGGCCTGCTGGTGCTCTACGTGCCCAGCCTGCTGGACCTGTCTCGCACGACCTGGGCGAGCGACGAGCAGAGGCATGGCCCGATCGTGTTGTCGATCGCCTGCTGGCTCGCCTGGCGGAAATGGCCGGGAATGTGGCAGGCGAGTGAAGGCGCCAGTCCCAGTTCGTGGGGCTGGGGTACCCTGAGTGTTGGCCTGCTGCTCTACATCGTCGGCCGCTCGCAGGACATCGTGCTCTTCGAGATCGCCTCGATCATCTGGCTGCTGGCTGCCATCCTGTTGCTCACGCGTGGGGCGCCAGCTCTCAGGGCACAGTGGTTTCCGCTGTTCTTCATGCTGTTCATGATTCCCCTGCCCGGTTCGATCGTCGAGACGCTGACGATGCCGATGAAGGCGGCTGTTTCCTACGTCGCCGAGCACATTCTCTTCTGGGCCGGCTATCCCATCTCGCGCATGGGCGTGATCCTGCAGATCGGCCAGTACAAGCTGCTCGTGGCTGACGCATGTGCCGGCCTGCACACGCTGTTTACGCTTGAGGCGCTCGGCTTGCTCTATCTCAACATCGTCCGTCGCGACTCGCTGTTGCGCAACGTGACACTGGCCGTGCTGATCGTACCGATCTCCTTTACCGCCAACGTCATTCGCGTCATGGTGCTGACGCTGATCACCTACCATTTCGGTGACGAGGCGGGACAGGGGTTCCTGCACAGCTTCGCCGGCATGGTGTTGTTCCTCTCGGCGCTGCTGCTGATCATTGGCGTCGATTCGCTGATTCACTGGGTTGTGCGCCGAATCGAAGGTGCCGCGGTGCCTACGCCTGGGGTGACGCCATGA
- the epsI gene encoding EpsI family protein, with translation MKPCLRHVVLLLLMLAASGLAIALKPTQRIADHGPRIDLEKAIPQRFGDWKIDPLLVPVSVSPDVQQRLDAIYDQTLGRTYVNSRGQRVMLSIAYGGDQGSDKTQVHRPEFCYTAQGFHLSKSFESELAMSTGVLPVRRLVAAQGRRTEPITYWITVGDQVALPGLSRKLLQLRYGITGKVPDGMLVRVSSISEQDAGAYALHDEFISDMLAATTAEDRIRLAGRTTR, from the coding sequence ATGAAGCCTTGCCTGCGCCATGTCGTTCTGCTGCTGCTCATGCTCGCCGCGTCCGGGCTGGCCATCGCGCTCAAGCCGACACAGCGGATTGCCGACCATGGGCCGCGGATCGATCTCGAAAAGGCGATTCCGCAACGCTTTGGTGACTGGAAGATCGACCCCCTGCTCGTTCCGGTATCGGTAAGCCCTGACGTCCAGCAAAGGTTGGACGCCATCTACGACCAGACCCTGGGGCGGACCTACGTCAACAGCCGCGGGCAGCGCGTCATGCTCTCGATTGCTTATGGGGGAGACCAGGGGAGCGACAAGACGCAGGTTCACCGTCCGGAGTTCTGTTACACCGCGCAGGGTTTTCATCTCTCGAAGAGTTTCGAGAGTGAATTGGCGATGTCCACCGGCGTCCTTCCCGTCCGCCGACTCGTCGCCGCGCAGGGAAGGAGAACCGAGCCGATCACCTACTGGATAACGGTTGGCGACCAGGTCGCCCTGCCGGGGCTCAGCCGCAAGCTGCTGCAACTGCGCTACGGCATCACGGGCAAGGTTCCGGACGGAATGCTCGTGCGCGTGTCGTCGATCAGTGAGCAGGACGCCGGTGCCTACGCACTTCACGACGAGTTCATCAGCGACATGCTCGCGGCAACCACGGCCGAGGACCGGATCCGGCTGGCTGGGCGCACGACACGCTAG
- the epsG gene encoding chain length determinant protein tyrosine kinase EpsG produces the protein MNAMTEKLHTGAGPSIGAILIDSGRLTIDAAERIVRLQQEQGIRFGDAALQLGLLGEDDIQQVLSRQYDYTYLMPDDDSVSKEVVAAFKPFSPVVEQLRILRSQLLLRWFDVDAGGRALAVLSPDAGEGRSFVAANLAVVFSQLGQRTLLVDADLRRPCQHRLFRTPDKLGLSSILAGRAELPECISRIPRLNELSVLPAGAVPPNPQELLSRPQFGALIGILCGRYDVVIVDTPPAAKSADHQPIASRTRGAIVVARKHLSSAQRLQALLRSLQDGGTVVVGSVLNQG, from the coding sequence ATGAACGCCATGACCGAAAAACTCCACACCGGTGCCGGGCCGTCGATCGGTGCCATCCTGATCGACAGTGGCCGGCTGACGATCGACGCGGCCGAGCGGATCGTGCGCCTGCAGCAGGAACAGGGCATCCGCTTCGGTGACGCGGCGCTGCAGCTCGGGCTGCTCGGCGAAGACGACATCCAGCAGGTGCTTTCCCGCCAGTATGACTACACCTACCTGATGCCGGACGACGACAGCGTCAGCAAGGAGGTCGTGGCGGCCTTCAAGCCGTTCAGTCCGGTCGTCGAGCAACTGCGCATTCTGCGCAGCCAGTTGCTGCTGCGCTGGTTCGACGTCGACGCCGGCGGCCGCGCGTTGGCGGTACTCAGTCCCGACGCGGGCGAGGGCCGCAGCTTTGTCGCCGCCAACCTGGCGGTGGTCTTCTCCCAGCTCGGCCAGCGCACGCTGCTGGTCGACGCCGATCTGCGCCGTCCCTGCCAGCACCGGCTGTTCCGGACTCCCGACAAGCTCGGCCTCTCGAGCATACTCGCCGGCCGTGCCGAACTGCCCGAGTGCATCAGCCGCATCCCCCGCCTGAACGAGCTTTCGGTCCTGCCGGCCGGCGCCGTGCCGCCCAATCCACAGGAGCTGTTGAGCCGACCGCAGTTCGGCGCGCTGATCGGCATCCTGTGCGGGCGTTACGATGTGGTCATCGTAGACACACCACCGGCCGCCAAGAGCGCTGATCACCAGCCCATCGCCAGCCGGACCCGCGGGGCGATCGTCGTTGCCCGCAAGCATCTCAGCTCGGCGCAGCGCCTGCAGGCACTCCTCCGTTCATTGCAGGACGGCGGCACGGTGGTCGTCGGCTCGGTCCTCAACCAGGGATAG